One window of the Tachyglossus aculeatus isolate mTacAcu1 chromosome 12 unlocalized genomic scaffold, mTacAcu1.pri SUPER_6_unloc_4, whole genome shotgun sequence genome contains the following:
- the LOC119921652 gene encoding olfactory receptor 14K1-like translates to MAQPAGEQRGLGRILTALTPRPDLPVTATLVQDREDGLVQAALILFVYLAALMENLLIVVVTTLGRHLHTPIYFLSHLDVHPHDDDLYSAICHPLCYEVFCDIPSLLTFSCSENHVIIHVSVAIGSCLGFVCLVSIIVSYASIFSTVLRIPSAGSWSKAFSACLPHLLVVTVFLTMSNFYHLKPPSDTSPTLHLLVSVFHTVVPRALNPLICSLRNRDVKAALEKLLGEQ, encoded by the exons atggcgcagccagctggagagcagagagggctAGGGAGGattctgacagctctcacccctcgcccagatcttcctgtcaccgccaccctTGTCCAGGACCGAGAAGATGGA ctggtccaggccgcgctaaTCCTCTTTGTCTACCTAGCGGCCTtgatggagaatctcctcatcgtcgtcgtcacGACCCTcggccggcacctccacacccccatatacTTCCTCAGTCACCT AGATGTTCATCCTCACGACGATGACCTGTACAGCGCGATCTGCCATCCGCTATGCTATGAG gtcttctgcgacatcccttccctgCTAACGTtctcctgctccgagaaccacgtcaTCATCCATGTGAGCGTTGctattggttcctgtttgggCTTTGTGTGCTTGGTCTCCATTATTGTGTCAtatgcctccatcttctccaccgTGCTGAGGATCCCATCTGCTGGTAGTTGGTCGAAAGccttctctgcctgcctgcctcacctcctggTGGTCACCGTGTTTCTCACGATGTCCAACTTCTATCACCTCAAGCCGCCATCAGACACCTCCCCGACCCtgcacctgctggtgtccgtgtttcaCACCGTGGTGCCCCGCGCCTTGAACCCTCTCAtttgcagcctgaggaaccgggatgtgaaggccgccctggagaAATTACTAGGggagcaatga